The Haladaptatus cibarius D43 genome window below encodes:
- a CDS encoding Lrp/AsnC family transcriptional regulator → MDAKRELLSLLLSNAREDTADLARQTGLSESEIESQIVALESEGVVRGYQAVVDWNNAADEHVEAKVELNVELDRETGYEQIARRIAKFPEVASLRLVSGNYDFALDVEGESMHDVSNFVAEQIAPIPEVTQTVTHFVMETYKKRGIEFDDRDEDDRLSVSP, encoded by the coding sequence ATGGACGCGAAACGGGAACTACTGTCGCTCCTGCTGTCGAACGCCCGCGAGGACACCGCTGACCTCGCGCGTCAAACCGGACTATCCGAATCGGAAATCGAATCGCAGATTGTAGCCCTCGAATCCGAGGGCGTCGTTCGGGGCTATCAGGCGGTCGTGGACTGGAACAACGCGGCTGACGAGCACGTCGAGGCGAAAGTCGAGTTGAACGTCGAACTCGACCGCGAAACCGGCTACGAGCAAATCGCCCGTCGAATTGCGAAGTTTCCAGAAGTCGCATCGCTCCGGTTGGTCAGCGGCAACTACGATTTCGCCCTCGACGTGGAGGGCGAGTCCATGCACGACGTGTCGAACTTCGTCGCGGAGCAAATCGCGCCGATTCCGGAAGTGACACAGACCGTCACTCATTTCGTGATGGAGACGTACAAAAAACGCGGCATCGAGTTCGACGACCGCGACGAAGACGACCGCCTCTCCGTCTCGCCATGA
- a CDS encoding serine/threonine-protein kinase RIO2 has product MVRNVAPEMVELEQADFYLLSGVEQGMRFSEWVQKEKIPNFSRLTAEEVDYRIDRCLDRELLQRKTIQYEGYTLTFEGYDALALRTFSQRDTIQGVGSPLGVGKESDVYEVQSFRPLALKYHREGYTNFREVMKERDYTSDREHVSWLYTARKAAEREHDILEALYPDVSVPRPIDHNRHAIVMEKVDGVELARAKFEDPQVVPVLDLVLGEMAEAYDCGYVHADMSEYNVFVNSEGVTVFDWPQAVPTDHQNAEEFLERDVRNVAGYFKRKYPQLVGDVDVSGVAEAIIDGEFESVRDHSDDDR; this is encoded by the coding sequence ATGGTTCGGAACGTCGCGCCAGAGATGGTCGAGTTAGAGCAAGCGGACTTCTACTTGCTCTCCGGCGTCGAGCAGGGGATGCGCTTTAGCGAGTGGGTTCAAAAGGAGAAAATCCCGAACTTCTCGCGGTTGACCGCCGAGGAAGTGGACTACCGAATCGACCGCTGCCTCGACCGCGAGCTGCTTCAGCGCAAAACGATTCAGTACGAAGGCTACACCCTCACCTTCGAGGGATACGACGCGCTGGCGCTCCGAACGTTTTCGCAACGCGATACGATTCAGGGTGTCGGTTCGCCACTCGGTGTCGGCAAGGAAAGCGACGTGTACGAAGTCCAGTCGTTCCGCCCGCTCGCGCTGAAATACCACCGCGAAGGGTACACGAACTTCCGCGAGGTGATGAAAGAGCGCGATTACACGTCCGACCGCGAACACGTTTCGTGGCTCTATACGGCACGGAAAGCGGCCGAACGGGAACACGACATTCTCGAAGCGCTCTACCCGGACGTGAGCGTCCCTCGACCAATCGACCACAACCGCCACGCAATCGTGATGGAGAAAGTCGATGGCGTCGAACTCGCGCGCGCGAAATTCGAAGACCCGCAGGTCGTGCCCGTGTTAGACCTCGTACTGGGAGAGATGGCCGAGGCCTACGACTGCGGGTACGTCCACGCGGACATGAGCGAGTACAACGTGTTCGTCAACAGCGAGGGCGTCACGGTGTTCGACTGGCCGCAGGCGGTGCCGACCGACCACCAAAACGCAGAAGAATTTTTGGAACGTGACGTGCGAAACGTGGCTGGATATTTCAAGCGCAAATACCCCCAACTCGTCGGCGATGTGGACGTTTCGGGCGTTGCTGAAGCGATTATCGATGGTGAGTTCGAATCGGTGCGCGACCATTCGGACGACGATCGGTAG
- a CDS encoding 50S ribosomal protein L15e — protein sequence MAKSFYSHIRDAWKDPDDGKLAELQWQRKQDWRKQGAIERIERPTRLDRARSLGYKAKQGIVVVRASVRKGGARKQRHKAGRRSKRQGVNRLGRRKNIQRIAEERVSKKHPNLRVLNSYWVGEDGSQKWHEVILVDPEHPAIQNDDDLNWICDDSHRGRAQRGLTSAGQSNRGLQQRGKGTEHTRPSNSKGKGRGK from the coding sequence ATGGCAAAAAGTTTCTATTCCCACATCCGAGACGCATGGAAAGACCCGGACGACGGCAAACTCGCCGAACTCCAGTGGCAGCGAAAACAGGACTGGCGCAAGCAGGGCGCAATCGAGCGCATCGAGCGCCCGACCCGACTCGACCGTGCCCGCTCGCTCGGCTACAAAGCCAAGCAGGGCATCGTCGTCGTGCGCGCAAGCGTCCGCAAAGGTGGCGCGCGCAAACAGCGCCACAAGGCTGGCCGCCGTTCCAAACGACAGGGTGTCAACCGCCTCGGTCGGCGCAAGAACATCCAGCGCATCGCGGAAGAGCGCGTGAGCAAGAAGCACCCGAACCTTCGTGTGCTCAACTCCTACTGGGTCGGTGAAGACGGAAGCCAGAAATGGCACGAAGTGATTCTCGTTGACCCCGAACATCCCGCCATCCAGAACGACGACGACCTGAACTGGATTTGCGACGACTCGCACCGTGGCCGCGCACAGCGTGGACTCACGAGCGCAGGCCAGAGCAACCGTGGCCTGCAACAGCGCGGAAAGGGTACCGAACACACCCGTCCGAGCAACTCGAAAGGCAAAGGCCGCGGTAAGTAA
- a CDS encoding redoxin domain-containing protein has translation MSDSGDLSVGYVAPEFSAPLVTSNGEVTDTSLSSLLADGPVLLSFYMNDFTPDCIEEWCSFRDYDWFASGDHVQVVGISKSRPKTHRRFIDHLGLQFPLYTDENLEVADSFGVKYRTFKVVNRAKRSCFLIDQDRTIRYVWVGNHPIDPTIDTPPLSEIHEAIVDTFGSEPETFGF, from the coding sequence ATGTCTGATTCCGGTGACTTGTCGGTCGGATATGTGGCTCCCGAATTTAGCGCGCCACTCGTCACCAGCAACGGGGAAGTAACAGACACGTCGCTCTCTTCGCTCCTTGCAGACGGGCCGGTATTGTTGTCGTTTTACATGAACGATTTCACCCCCGACTGTATCGAAGAGTGGTGTTCGTTCCGCGATTACGACTGGTTCGCCAGCGGCGACCACGTGCAGGTCGTCGGTATCAGCAAATCGCGCCCGAAAACCCACCGCCGATTCATCGACCATCTCGGCCTTCAGTTTCCGCTTTACACCGACGAAAACCTCGAAGTCGCCGACTCGTTCGGCGTAAAATATCGCACGTTCAAGGTCGTCAACCGAGCGAAACGCTCCTGCTTCCTCATCGACCAAGACCGCACGATTCGGTACGTCTGGGTCGGCAACCATCCCATCGACCCGACGATAGATACACCGCCGCTGTCGGAGATTCACGAAGCAATCGTGGACACGTTCGGTTCGGAACCCGAGACCTTCGGGTTTTGA
- a CDS encoding deoxyribonuclease IV, which yields MRVGAHVSISSSKVSSDESKPPHDNIANAVCRQETFGGNCGQIFTTSPQVWKDPDISEEEAELFKRETEEKLDGPWVIHSSYLVNLCTPKDDLREKAIDSMQKEVDAADKLGVEYVNVHLGAHTGAGVEGGLENAASALDELDIPDGVTVLIESDAGSGTKLGGDFEHLAEVLSASEQDLDVCIDTAHAFAAGYDLSTRDGVEETIEEFDDVVGLEHLQCIHLNDSKHECGTNKDEHAHIGKGLIGDEGMKTLINHPELEDVPLVLETPTENGKGFAWNIERVKELREE from the coding sequence ATGCGAGTCGGAGCACACGTTTCCATTTCGAGTTCGAAGGTTTCGAGCGACGAGTCGAAACCCCCACACGACAACATCGCCAACGCGGTTTGCCGACAGGAGACATTCGGCGGCAACTGCGGGCAGATATTCACGACATCCCCGCAAGTGTGGAAAGACCCGGATATCAGCGAGGAAGAAGCAGAACTGTTCAAGCGAGAAACCGAGGAGAAACTCGACGGCCCGTGGGTCATCCATTCTTCGTATCTCGTCAACCTCTGCACGCCGAAAGACGACCTCCGCGAGAAGGCAATCGACAGCATGCAGAAAGAAGTCGATGCGGCGGACAAACTCGGCGTCGAGTACGTAAATGTCCACCTCGGGGCGCACACAGGGGCAGGTGTCGAAGGTGGCCTCGAAAACGCCGCCAGCGCGCTCGACGAGTTGGACATTCCGGACGGCGTCACGGTTCTCATCGAAAGCGACGCGGGAAGCGGGACGAAACTCGGCGGCGATTTCGAACATCTCGCGGAGGTACTTTCCGCTTCAGAACAAGACCTCGACGTGTGTATCGACACGGCCCACGCCTTCGCCGCGGGCTACGACCTCTCCACCCGCGACGGTGTCGAGGAAACCATCGAGGAGTTCGACGACGTCGTCGGATTGGAACACCTGCAGTGTATCCACCTGAACGACTCGAAACACGAGTGCGGCACGAACAAGGACGAACACGCCCACATCGGCAAAGGCCTTATCGGCGACGAAGGGATGAAGACGCTCATCAACCATCCAGAACTCGAAGACGTGCCGCTCGTCCTCGAAACGCCGACGGAAAACGGCAAAGGCTTCGCGTGGAACA
- a CDS encoding lipoate--protein ligase family protein, with protein sequence MTLAERDWRLIREESWDGPLNMALDEIAAETAANGGPRTLRVYRWKPSTLSLGYRQDPETVDWEFCENENITVTRRPTGGGGIYHDNYGDISYSIIAPAEELPGNLMETYELLCEPIFDAFERMGVDATFTEEKLPVIHQPACYLRELHPAHDVVAGGRKISGNAQYRRKDAVIQHGSLKFAIDAERHLSTFSNPETTPETFHERVTTINEQVSLDREDAVSAVESALRDWGATEEGEWSDEELVRAREHARTKFESELWTKNRDDPTA encoded by the coding sequence ATGACGCTGGCGGAGAGGGACTGGCGGCTGATTCGAGAAGAGTCGTGGGACGGCCCACTGAACATGGCGCTGGACGAAATCGCGGCCGAAACCGCGGCGAACGGCGGCCCGCGAACCCTGCGCGTATATCGCTGGAAGCCGAGTACGCTGTCGTTGGGCTACCGACAAGACCCGGAAACGGTCGATTGGGAATTCTGCGAGAACGAGAACATCACCGTCACCCGGCGACCGACCGGCGGTGGCGGCATCTATCACGACAACTACGGCGATATTTCGTACTCCATCATCGCGCCCGCCGAGGAACTCCCGGGGAACCTGATGGAAACCTACGAACTGCTCTGTGAACCCATCTTCGACGCCTTCGAGCGCATGGGCGTGGACGCGACATTCACCGAGGAGAAACTGCCGGTCATCCACCAACCGGCGTGCTACTTGCGCGAACTCCATCCCGCACACGACGTGGTTGCAGGGGGGCGAAAAATCAGCGGCAACGCCCAGTACCGGCGAAAAGACGCCGTCATCCAGCACGGGTCGCTGAAGTTCGCCATCGACGCAGAGCGCCATCTTTCGACGTTTTCGAACCCCGAGACGACGCCCGAAACGTTCCACGAACGCGTGACGACGATAAACGAACAGGTCAGCCTCGACCGCGAGGATGCTGTCAGCGCGGTCGAATCCGCGCTTCGGGATTGGGGAGCGACAGAAGAAGGGGAATGGTCGGACGAGGAGTTGGTTCGGGCGCGCGAGCACGCCCGAACCAAATTCGAGAGCGAATTGTGGACGAAAAACCGTGACGACCCGACTGCGTGA
- a CDS encoding TIGR00341 family protein, whose protein sequence is MRLVQVLIPEGRRSDVLSVLDDEGIDYAVWEETGRGDFEALVSFPVPETGVEPVLDQLYMAGIKEDSYTIVMSTETVVSEKLGSLKERYSGYRISRDELIARSEDLAPAASTFFIFLIVSTLIATTGLLLDSAATIIGAMVIAPLMGPAISASVGAVLADREMTSRGVTLQVTGLLAAIATAAVFGLFLNETVFLPPVDIRTIPQVLERTSPNFLSLFLALGSGIAGAVSIIRGSGSALVGVAIAVALIPPAATAGLGLAWGHSGVVVTAGVLVLVNLLAINLSALILLWIAGYRPEESEQETQARRAVRIRIGTIVLSLVFLSLVLGTITAASFAVGSVETDANREIKAMFDSGQFSDMEVESVSVDYDIDDVLLNDPAQVTVIVAHGPNEQLPPDMAQRIDDRLTQSTGQVSAGPFHIDQDIVVDVVFVRGQTTR, encoded by the coding sequence ATGCGTCTCGTTCAGGTGCTCATTCCGGAAGGACGCCGGTCGGACGTGCTCTCGGTACTCGACGACGAAGGAATAGATTACGCAGTCTGGGAAGAGACGGGTCGAGGCGACTTCGAGGCACTGGTTTCGTTCCCGGTACCCGAAACCGGCGTCGAACCCGTACTCGACCAGTTGTACATGGCTGGCATCAAAGAAGACTCCTACACCATCGTTATGTCGACGGAGACTGTCGTCTCCGAGAAACTCGGGAGTTTGAAAGAACGATACAGCGGCTATCGTATTTCGCGCGACGAACTCATCGCCCGATCCGAAGACCTCGCGCCCGCCGCCTCGACGTTCTTCATCTTCCTCATCGTGAGTACGCTCATTGCGACGACCGGCCTGTTGCTCGATTCGGCGGCGACCATCATCGGCGCGATGGTCATCGCGCCTTTGATGGGGCCCGCCATCTCGGCCAGCGTCGGGGCGGTTCTCGCCGACCGCGAGATGACTTCTCGCGGTGTGACATTACAGGTGACCGGTCTCCTCGCGGCAATCGCTACCGCCGCCGTATTCGGACTGTTCTTGAATGAGACCGTCTTTTTACCCCCGGTCGATATTCGAACGATTCCACAGGTTTTAGAGCGAACTTCACCGAATTTTCTTTCGCTCTTTTTAGCATTGGGCTCAGGTATCGCCGGTGCCGTGAGCATCATCCGCGGAAGCGGGTCGGCACTCGTCGGTGTCGCCATCGCGGTTGCGCTCATTCCCCCTGCCGCTACCGCAGGACTCGGCCTCGCGTGGGGTCACTCCGGCGTCGTCGTCACCGCTGGCGTCCTCGTTCTGGTGAACTTGCTCGCTATCAACCTCTCGGCGCTCATCTTGCTGTGGATTGCTGGCTACCGGCCCGAAGAAAGCGAGCAGGAAACACAGGCTCGCAGGGCAGTCCGCATTCGCATTGGGACAATCGTCCTTAGTCTCGTGTTTCTCTCACTCGTTCTCGGTACCATCACGGCGGCGTCCTTCGCAGTCGGAAGCGTCGAAACCGATGCGAACAGGGAAATCAAAGCGATGTTCGACAGCGGTCAATTCAGCGATATGGAGGTCGAATCGGTCAGCGTTGACTACGACATCGACGACGTTCTGCTCAACGACCCGGCACAGGTGACGGTCATCGTGGCACATGGCCCGAACGAGCAACTGCCACCGGACATGGCACAGCGTATCGACGACCGCCTAACACAATCGACGGGGCAGGTCAGCGCCGGCCCCTTCCACATTGACCAAGACATCGTCGTTGACGTGGTCTTCGTTCGGGGACAGACGACGCGGTAA
- a CDS encoding DsrE family protein — MKTVIHVSSPDPNDQREAIANTLNLVGDESVFTPGDDVVGLANGAGIRMFVEATTAQRELVSELRNREVDLRACRNALRGMGVTDADLLPGVDGVPSGSGELARLQDEGYGYIKAP, encoded by the coding sequence ATGAAAACCGTGATTCACGTCTCCAGTCCCGACCCGAACGACCAGCGAGAAGCCATCGCCAACACGCTGAATCTCGTCGGCGACGAGAGCGTTTTCACGCCCGGGGACGATGTCGTCGGTCTCGCCAACGGTGCAGGCATTCGAATGTTCGTGGAGGCAACCACGGCACAGCGGGAACTGGTGTCCGAACTCAGAAATCGGGAGGTTGACCTCCGTGCCTGTCGGAACGCTCTTCGAGGAATGGGTGTGACGGATGCGGACTTGCTTCCGGGCGTTGATGGCGTTCCGTCCGGTTCTGGCGAACTCGCCCGCCTGCAAGACGAAGGATACGGATACATCAAAGCCCCGTGA
- a CDS encoding transposase, protein MPPENHPHSESLASVASDGTDPISLLPDIVRASAQATFDSDPDADIGAVIAALPIPNDLGDRYPTWHSSYPFDAILRAFVLKHTLGMDSDASLHRRLRTDPFLLGRLGFDSVPNQSTFWRTWHRRFSSDLRESVLDAADAVAEVAREHDIDAPGPARDESDGNESRRDGRLGQPSPVVGEADRVAEATRNEVFPALELDRASNATIPESAFWSLQTFCGLRENLHANAGAELFTHESRDVTPLGHNHRDQLRGQSVEDYREMLRSAVGNIVTTAKRDAVLDRKVTLAIDITTSTRFYGDRDGHEGIIMGTKEPNDKYAYHWATVQITDPECPVVLDARPVRRGESRAEVVADLLDSALQHVAVDLVLADREFDSDDVKSACEARNLRYLIPKRKHTSEKATEKRLSRAGRETKVEVQKTVQGSDRKKLYLRRNGRDEGNVGIETSSYEREYRQTLWDELGETVGIDVGTDEREDAALHFLGTEILDDDSTDENDDHDRYIVFETNCELPVDAGRDDLQNAVERVTRRYRKRWIIENGYKSLKSFIVPTTSKSHELRFFNFIFAVLLYNVWKLVDLLLRQLFGIEDGRPVLSAAQVLASVQRATGVG, encoded by the coding sequence GTGCCACCCGAAAACCATCCGCACTCGGAGTCGCTTGCATCGGTAGCGAGCGACGGCACTGACCCGATTTCACTTCTTCCCGATATCGTCCGCGCGTCAGCTCAAGCCACGTTCGATTCAGACCCGGATGCCGATATCGGCGCTGTCATCGCGGCGCTTCCCATCCCGAACGACCTCGGTGACCGCTATCCGACATGGCACTCGTCGTATCCATTCGATGCGATTCTCCGTGCATTCGTTCTCAAACACACGCTTGGGATGGATTCGGACGCTTCTCTCCACCGACGACTACGAACTGACCCGTTCCTACTCGGTCGGTTGGGCTTCGATTCCGTGCCGAACCAATCGACGTTCTGGAGGACGTGGCATCGACGATTCTCCAGCGACCTCCGCGAAAGCGTCCTCGACGCCGCCGACGCGGTCGCCGAAGTTGCGCGGGAACACGATATCGACGCACCGGGGCCAGCACGGGACGAGTCCGACGGAAACGAGAGTCGCCGCGATGGACGACTCGGCCAGCCGTCACCAGTAGTCGGAGAGGCCGACCGGGTAGCTGAGGCCACGCGAAACGAGGTCTTCCCGGCGCTGGAACTCGATAGAGCCTCGAACGCGACGATACCAGAGAGTGCGTTCTGGTCGCTTCAAACGTTCTGCGGGCTACGCGAGAACCTACACGCGAACGCGGGAGCAGAACTATTTACACACGAATCGCGGGACGTAACGCCACTCGGTCACAACCATCGTGACCAGCTACGCGGGCAGTCCGTCGAAGATTACCGCGAGATGCTTCGGTCGGCGGTCGGGAACATCGTCACGACGGCAAAGCGGGACGCTGTCCTCGATAGAAAGGTCACTCTCGCCATCGACATCACGACCAGCACGCGGTTCTACGGCGACCGTGACGGTCACGAAGGAATCATCATGGGGACGAAAGAGCCGAACGATAAGTACGCCTACCACTGGGCGACCGTCCAGATCACCGATCCGGAGTGCCCGGTCGTCCTCGATGCACGTCCAGTTCGACGTGGAGAAAGCCGGGCTGAAGTCGTCGCTGACCTCCTTGATTCAGCACTCCAGCACGTCGCGGTTGACCTCGTTCTTGCGGACAGAGAGTTCGACAGTGACGACGTGAAGAGTGCGTGTGAGGCGCGAAACCTCCGGTATCTCATTCCGAAGCGCAAGCACACGTCGGAGAAAGCAACCGAGAAACGTCTATCGCGTGCGGGCCGTGAGACGAAGGTTGAAGTCCAGAAGACGGTGCAGGGGTCAGACCGGAAGAAGCTCTACCTCCGACGAAACGGACGTGACGAAGGTAACGTCGGTATCGAAACGTCGTCGTATGAACGGGAGTACCGCCAGACGCTCTGGGATGAACTTGGAGAAACTGTCGGCATCGACGTAGGAACCGACGAACGCGAAGACGCGGCACTCCATTTCCTCGGCACAGAAATCCTCGATGACGACAGTACCGATGAAAACGACGACCACGACCGCTACATCGTGTTTGAGACGAACTGCGAGCTACCCGTCGATGCTGGCCGCGATGACCTACAGAACGCCGTGGAACGAGTCACTCGTCGGTATCGGAAGCGGTGGATTATCGAGAACGGCTACAAGAGCCTGAAGAGCTTCATCGTCCCGACGACGAGTAAATCCCACGAGCTACGCTTCTTCAACTTCATTTTCGCTGTTCTGCTCTACAATGTCTGGAAACTCGTAGACCTACTTCTCCGACAGTTGTTCGGCATCGAGGACGGGCGGCCCGTTCTGAGTGCGGCGCAAGTTCTCGCCAGCGTACAACGCGCTACCGGGGTTGGATAG
- a CDS encoding pyridoxal phosphate-dependent aminotransferase produces MKPADRVERVPPSGIRRFFELAEERDDIISLGVGEPDFSAPWSARTAAIDALERGKTSYTANRGRKDLREAIASHVQRYDLEYDPDGEILVTAGASEAIDLAMRALVNPGDGVAVPQPSYISYVPGVTFAGGEPIPVPTTAADEFVLTREALEKSGAADAEALVLCYPNNPTGATMSRDELAEVAEFVQENDLFVLSDEIYAALTYDSEHTSIATLPGMRERTIVFNGFSKAYAMTGLRLGYALGPEVAINAMNRIHQYSMLSAPVTAQYGALEALRSCEDEVIEMREEYNRRRRFVLSRFDEMGLDCFDANGAFYAFPACDSDDEAFAESLLREQGVAVVPGSAFGEGGEGHLRVSYATGMADLREAMNRIETFVRKR; encoded by the coding sequence ATGAAACCGGCAGACCGCGTCGAACGGGTTCCGCCGTCGGGGATTCGTCGCTTCTTCGAACTCGCGGAGGAGCGCGACGACATCATCTCGCTGGGCGTCGGCGAACCGGACTTTTCGGCACCGTGGTCGGCGCGCACCGCGGCAATCGACGCGCTGGAACGCGGAAAAACGTCCTACACGGCCAACCGCGGGCGAAAGGATTTGCGGGAAGCAATTGCGAGTCACGTCCAGCGATACGATTTGGAATACGACCCAGATGGCGAGATTCTGGTGACTGCGGGGGCCAGCGAAGCAATCGACCTTGCCATGCGGGCACTGGTGAATCCGGGCGATGGGGTTGCGGTTCCGCAACCGTCGTACATCTCCTACGTCCCCGGCGTTACCTTCGCGGGCGGCGAACCGATTCCGGTTCCGACCACCGCGGCCGACGAGTTCGTGCTGACCCGAGAAGCGCTCGAAAAGTCGGGTGCGGCGGATGCTGAGGCACTCGTCCTGTGCTATCCCAACAACCCCACGGGCGCGACGATGAGCCGGGACGAACTCGCGGAAGTAGCCGAATTCGTACAGGAAAACGACTTGTTCGTCCTCTCCGACGAGATTTACGCCGCGCTGACTTACGACAGCGAACATACGTCAATCGCTACGCTTCCGGGGATGCGTGAGCGAACAATCGTGTTCAACGGCTTTTCGAAGGCCTATGCGATGACTGGGTTGCGATTAGGCTACGCCCTCGGCCCGGAGGTAGCTATCAACGCGATGAACCGCATCCACCAGTATTCGATGCTTTCGGCACCCGTAACCGCCCAGTACGGGGCGTTGGAAGCACTTCGGAGTTGTGAGGACGAAGTCATCGAAATGCGAGAGGAGTACAATCGCCGCAGGAGATTCGTCCTCTCGCGGTTCGACGAAATGGGACTGGACTGCTTCGACGCGAATGGCGCGTTTTACGCCTTTCCCGCCTGTGATAGCGACGACGAAGCGTTTGCCGAGAGTCTACTTCGAGAGCAAGGGGTCGCCGTCGTCCCGGGAAGCGCCTTCGGAGAGGGTGGCGAGGGTCACCTCCGCGTCTCCTACGCGACCGGAATGGCCGACCTGCGGGAGGCCATGAACAGAATCGAGACGTTCGTTCGGAAGCGATAG
- a CDS encoding VOC family protein → MGWLLGELGYCVYQDWDRGRSWKRGPTYIVLVQADEKYLDEPYHRCRPGLNHLAFHAESREQVDELTAKLRARDVPILYEDEHPFAGGDDHYAVYFEDPERMTVELVAPE, encoded by the coding sequence TTGGGTTGGCTACTCGGCGAACTCGGTTATTGCGTCTATCAGGACTGGGACCGCGGCCGGTCGTGGAAACGCGGTCCGACCTACATCGTCCTCGTACAGGCTGACGAGAAGTATCTGGACGAACCGTACCATCGTTGCCGTCCGGGACTGAACCATCTCGCGTTTCACGCCGAGTCCCGCGAGCAGGTGGACGAACTGACCGCGAAACTTCGGGCGCGAGACGTGCCGATTCTGTACGAAGACGAACATCCATTTGCGGGCGGTGACGACCACTACGCGGTCTACTTCGAAGACCCCGAGCGGATGACAGTGGAACTCGTCGCGCCGGAATAA
- a CDS encoding manganese-dependent inorganic pyrophosphatase, producing the protein MFLNQDRIGATVSQSRYVIGHQQPDTDTVCSALAYARLKQKQEIDAVPARAGELNPETQFVLERWNAESPPLLNDATDEQLILVDHNEYSQTVAGARNANIVEIVDHHRIGDVETSNPILFRNEPVGSTATILTQLFADADETISAQTAGLLLSGLLSDTVVLRSPTTTERDRVVAKQLADTAGVDYEKYGKELLRHKSKIGEKTPREMILSDFKEFEFGPAEVGIGQIETVEPDVVLDQQDAVLAAMDDVATERDYAVFLLLVTDLLEEDSTALVAGTETATVETGLDTSFSNQEAFLPGVMSRKKQVVPPLEDAFN; encoded by the coding sequence GTGTTCTTGAATCAAGACCGCATTGGAGCGACCGTGTCACAGTCACGTTACGTAATCGGTCATCAGCAGCCAGATACAGATACAGTTTGCTCTGCGTTAGCGTATGCGCGATTGAAACAGAAACAAGAAATCGATGCCGTCCCTGCACGAGCGGGCGAACTGAACCCGGAAACGCAGTTCGTATTGGAGCGATGGAATGCCGAGTCGCCGCCGCTTCTCAACGATGCAACAGACGAACAGTTGATACTCGTCGATCACAACGAGTACAGTCAAACCGTCGCTGGAGCACGAAACGCGAATATCGTCGAAATTGTAGACCACCACCGTATCGGCGACGTCGAAACCAGCAATCCGATTCTGTTCCGAAACGAACCTGTCGGGTCAACTGCGACCATACTCACTCAACTGTTTGCCGATGCAGATGAGACGATTTCCGCTCAGACTGCCGGACTCTTGCTTAGCGGACTGCTTAGCGACACGGTCGTGCTTCGCTCTCCAACGACTACCGAACGAGACAGGGTAGTTGCTAAGCAATTGGCCGACACTGCTGGTGTTGACTATGAGAAGTACGGGAAGGAACTGCTTCGACACAAGAGCAAAATCGGTGAAAAAACCCCGCGGGAGATGATACTCAGCGACTTCAAAGAGTTCGAGTTTGGCCCCGCTGAGGTCGGTATCGGCCAAATCGAAACCGTCGAACCCGATGTCGTATTGGATCAGCAAGACGCGGTTCTTGCGGCGATGGACGACGTTGCAACAGAACGCGATTACGCGGTGTTTTTGTTGCTTGTTACTGACCTGCTCGAAGAGGATTCGACAGCGCTCGTTGCAGGCACCGAAACGGCAACAGTTGAAACTGGCCTGGATACCTCGTTCTCAAATCAAGAAGCGTTCTTGCCCGGTGTAATGTCTCGGAAAAAGCAAGTCGTCCCACCGCTGGAAGACGCCTTCAACTGA
- a CDS encoding DUF1328 domain-containing protein yields the protein MLELAIAFFVLAIVAGVMGAGGIAGLSMDIAKWLVIAFLVLAIISFVL from the coding sequence ATCCTCGAACTCGCAATCGCCTTTTTCGTCCTCGCAATCGTCGCGGGAGTAATGGGCGCGGGCGGAATCGCCGGACTGTCGATGGACATTGCAAAATGGCTGGTTATCGCCTTCCTCGTGCTGGCGATAATCTCGTTCGTTCTCTGA